In Kocuria turfanensis, a single genomic region encodes these proteins:
- a CDS encoding type II toxin-antitoxin system PemK/MazF family toxin yields the protein MRLNLGALRRLAARAVDVYHRAARPRPAAPPRAGEGRPAGLSRPYPGDWTGPVRPVYRPLSDGQADPGEIVWTWVPFEEDHRRGKDRPVLVVDRAGDHLLCLMLTSRDRTDGLGQDPDYVDVGAGPWDPRGRPSEVKLDRVVRVLPADVRREGAVLPEDLFDRVAARLVRRRG from the coding sequence ATGAGGCTGAACCTGGGCGCCCTGCGGCGGCTCGCCGCCCGCGCCGTGGACGTCTACCACCGTGCCGCCCGGCCCCGGCCCGCCGCGCCGCCGCGGGCCGGCGAGGGCCGCCCCGCGGGGCTCTCCCGCCCCTACCCGGGCGACTGGACCGGACCGGTCCGCCCCGTCTACCGCCCCCTGTCGGACGGCCAGGCCGACCCCGGCGAGATCGTCTGGACGTGGGTGCCCTTCGAGGAGGACCACCGCCGCGGCAAGGACCGGCCCGTGCTGGTCGTGGACCGCGCCGGGGACCACCTGCTGTGCCTGATGCTCACCTCCCGGGACCGCACCGACGGGCTCGGGCAGGACCCCGACTACGTGGACGTCGGTGCGGGACCGTGGGACCCCCGGGGCCGGCCCTCCGAGGTCAAGCTCGACCGCGTGGTCCGGGTGCTGCCTGCGGACGTGCGCCGGGAGGGCGCGGTCCTGCCCGAGGACCTGTTCGACCGGGTGGCCGCGCGGCTCGTCCGCCGGCGCGGCTGA
- the rpsT gene encoding 30S ribosomal protein S20, which produces MANIKSQKKRNLTNEKARLRNNAYKSELKTLVRRVDEAVSASDKQTAQDALRVVSRKLDKAVSKGVLHKNNAANKKSGLAKLVAKI; this is translated from the coding sequence GTGGCCAACATCAAGTCCCAGAAGAAGCGCAACCTCACGAACGAGAAGGCGCGCCTGCGCAACAACGCCTACAAGTCCGAGCTGAAGACGCTCGTCCGCCGCGTCGACGAGGCCGTCAGCGCCTCGGACAAGCAGACCGCCCAGGACGCGCTGCGCGTCGTCTCCCGCAAGCTCGACAAGGCCGTCAGCAAGGGCGTGCTGCACAAGAACAACGCGGCGAACAAGAAGTCCGGTCTGGCCAAGCTGGTCGCCAAGATCTGA
- the holA gene encoding DNA polymerase III subunit delta: MTPARRPAPAAGPTWRDVEPAPLVLLTGPEDYLAARARDRVRALLKDRRGPVELSTVDAAAYAPGQLTALASPSLFDDAKLIHVTNLAAMNDDCLADGLAYVQAPDPDVVVLWEHSGGNRGKKLLDALKAAGAAVVECKPLKNDRDKSEFIVTEFRTHRRRIEPDAARALAAAVGSSTAELAAACAQLLSDGPESITFDDVEKYYGGRVEATAFKVADAALAGRAENALKLWRQALDTGVDPVPMVGALAAKLRTIAQVHGTRGGAGQLAQRIGAAPWQVERAQEESRRFSEEDLVRALRALAEADAQVKGEGRDPAYAVERAITTIALSGRR, encoded by the coding sequence ATGACCCCAGCACGGCGCCCCGCACCCGCCGCCGGCCCCACCTGGCGCGACGTCGAACCGGCCCCGCTCGTCCTGCTCACCGGGCCGGAGGACTACCTCGCCGCCCGCGCCCGCGACCGGGTCCGCGCGCTCCTCAAGGACCGCCGCGGGCCCGTGGAGCTCTCCACGGTCGACGCCGCCGCCTACGCCCCCGGTCAGCTCACCGCCCTGGCCAGCCCGTCCCTGTTCGACGACGCCAAGCTGATCCACGTCACCAACCTCGCGGCCATGAACGACGACTGCCTGGCCGACGGCCTCGCCTACGTCCAGGCCCCGGACCCGGACGTCGTCGTGCTCTGGGAGCACAGCGGCGGCAACCGCGGCAAGAAGCTGCTCGACGCGCTCAAGGCCGCCGGCGCCGCCGTGGTGGAGTGCAAGCCCCTGAAGAACGACCGCGACAAGTCCGAGTTCATCGTCACGGAGTTCCGCACCCACCGCCGCCGGATCGAACCGGACGCCGCCCGGGCCCTGGCGGCGGCGGTCGGCAGCAGCACGGCGGAGCTCGCCGCCGCGTGCGCGCAGCTGCTCTCGGACGGGCCGGAGAGCATCACCTTCGACGACGTCGAGAAGTACTACGGCGGCCGGGTCGAGGCCACCGCGTTCAAGGTCGCCGACGCCGCCCTGGCCGGCCGCGCCGAGAACGCGCTCAAGCTCTGGCGCCAGGCCCTGGACACCGGCGTGGACCCCGTGCCCATGGTCGGGGCGCTGGCCGCCAAGCTGCGCACCATCGCGCAGGTGCACGGCACCCGCGGCGGCGCCGGCCAGCTCGCGCAGCGGATCGGCGCCGCCCCGTGGCAGGTCGAGCGGGCGCAGGAGGAGTCGCGCCGCTTCTCCGAGGAGGACCTGGTGCGCGCCCTGCGGGCGCTGGCCGAGGCCGACGCCCAGGTGAAGGGGGAGGGGCGGGACCCGGCCTACGCCGTGGAGCGGGCGATCACCACGATCGCGCTGTCCGGGCGCCGCTGA
- a CDS encoding SDR family oxidoreductase encodes MTQNTSTEEQSTGTHTGKVAVVTGASTGIGEATARRLRAAGWTVYAVARRAERLEALARETGAVPAPCDITVDDEVEALREQVLTEQGRVDALLNISGGARGTDRVADASTEDWAWMYEVNVLGTMRITRAFLPALRGNGQGTVLNLTSLAAHRAYEGGAGYNAAKFAERAMTEALRLEEAEHNVRVVEIAPGLVHTEEFSLNRLGGDQEAADAVYAGVEKPLTAADVAQVCAFAVELPHHVDLDTVTIKPVAQAAPHKVIRAG; translated from the coding sequence ATGACGCAGAACACGAGCACCGAAGAGCAGAGCACCGGCACGCACACCGGGAAGGTCGCGGTCGTCACCGGGGCCTCGACCGGGATCGGGGAGGCCACCGCCCGTCGGCTCCGCGCCGCCGGCTGGACCGTCTACGCGGTGGCCCGCCGCGCCGAGCGGCTGGAGGCCCTGGCCCGGGAGACCGGGGCCGTGCCGGCCCCGTGCGACATCACCGTCGACGACGAGGTGGAGGCCCTGCGGGAGCAGGTGCTCACCGAGCAGGGCCGGGTCGACGCGCTGCTGAACATCTCCGGCGGGGCCCGCGGCACCGACCGGGTGGCCGACGCGAGCACGGAGGACTGGGCCTGGATGTACGAGGTCAACGTGCTCGGCACGATGCGGATCACCCGGGCCTTCCTGCCGGCGCTGCGGGGCAACGGACAGGGCACGGTGCTGAACCTCACCTCCCTGGCCGCCCACCGGGCCTACGAGGGCGGGGCCGGCTACAACGCGGCGAAGTTCGCCGAGCGGGCGATGACGGAGGCGCTGCGCCTGGAGGAGGCCGAGCACAACGTGCGCGTGGTGGAGATCGCCCCCGGGCTGGTGCACACGGAGGAGTTCTCCCTCAACCGGCTGGGCGGGGACCAGGAGGCCGCGGATGCGGTGTACGCGGGCGTCGAGAAGCCGCTGACCGCGGCGGACGTGGCCCAGGTGTGCGCCTTCGCCGTGGAGCTGCCCCACCACGTGGACCTGGACACCGTCACCATCAAGCCCGTGGCCCAGGCCGCACCGCACAAGGTGATCCGCGCCGGCTGA